The genomic window GAAAGAAAGAAATACGGTCTCAAGAAAGCACGTCGCGCACCTCAATTCTCAAAACGTTAATCATCACTATGCAAAAAGATTTTATCCTCTTTCAAAACGAAAGAGGATTTTTTATATTGTTAGATATAAAAAAAGGTATCCTTTAAAAGGGATACCTTTAAATATTTATTAAAAATTTTTATTTACGCAATTCTGATTTTATATCATTATAGAAAGCAGCTCTAGTAGCATTCATATAAGGCATTACAAATAATGAGACAAAAGGTATTATGCACAAAATTATCCAGCCTATAAAGCTAAGATCAAGTAGGAAAAGTTTGAATTTTTTGCCGCGCATTAATTGTCTGCTTGCTGTGATGCAATCATTTGCGCTCATATTAGGATTATCAATTGCTATAAATTCTGCCATCGCATAAGAGTAGCTTTTAATTATGCCAGGAATAAATAATAACATTGTCCACAAAATGGTATAAACAACTTTGAGCAAATGTAAAATAATAGTTCTTAAAAAATCGCCTTTAATAATTGGTTCAAAAAGTGAGCCATAAGAAGCATCTTCTCTTCGAACAGATCTCAAATAAAATAAGTACATACCAACATTAAAAGGGCCTAAAATAAAGAAACCTATTACTGTGCTAGTCAAGCCTGAAGTTATAATCATTGCCAATAGATTAAAGAGAATAGCTTTAATCCAATATTGGCTTACTGCATTCCAACCTAAACGGCGATAATCTTTGCATCTTTTCATGGTTTCCTCCCAATTCAACTAAAATCAGCATAGCATTTTTAAATTAAAGAGACAATAAATTAAAATTAAAAATTGATTAAAATACTATTAATAATCTCTAAACATTTTAATAAATCTTATATAAATGCTACAATTAATAAAGATATGAAAACAACTGTTTTTTATTACAGCGGTACGGGAAATTCTCTTTTTGTTGCAAAAAATCTTGCATTAAGTCTAGAAGGTCAGTGCATAAACATTTCAAAATACCTAAGTTCAAGCATTCAAGCAATAGATTCCGATGTTTTAGGATTTGTGATTCCGTGTTATGCTTATACTTATCCCAAAATCTTAAACAAGATAATAGAGAAAATTAGTTTTTCTAAAAATCCAAAATATGTTTTTGTCATAATAACTTATGGTTCGAGCTTTTCTAGGGCAGGCATAAAGTTTATTAAAAAACTGAAAAAGATTGGACTTAAAACAGTTTATTTTAGGGGAATTATAATGCCTGAAAATTATATTGCTATTTTTCGTCCTGACCAAAAAAGTGTGATTGACCAAAAATTAACCAATGCTAAGCAAAAAATACAAGAAATCGCAAATGATATAAAAAATGAAGTTTATTATATTGAAAAGCATAATAGATTTTTGGATTATATAAAGACTTCAATAATAGGCTCCGTTTTTAATGGCTTTTTGCCTTTTTCTCATGTTTTTTTCAAAGCTAAAAAATGCTGTTCGTCTTGCGGAATATGCACTAAAGTTTGTCCTACACATAATGTAGTTTTAAAAAAAGGAAAGCCAAAATGGCATAACCATTGTACACAATGTATGGCGTGTCTTAATTGGTGTCCTCAAAAATGTATCGACTATACGCCATTAACAAAAAGAAGAGAAAGATATACTAATCCAGAGATTGATTTTAGGGAATTGATATAAGAAATATAAATAAGTGTAATAGGTTAGTAATACCTTATTTTTCACAATTTTTGTGAAAAAAAGTGCGGAAAGAGCTGTTGTTTGGCAATCCATGCAAGATTATATGAAATTTGCAAATATGCGCATATTTGCAGATGAATTGTTATAATGCTATAATTAAAAAATAATGAAAAAGATTGTTGAATGTATTCCTAATTTTAGCACTTCAGACCCTCAGATTTTAAAAATACTAAAAGACTGTTTTGAAAAATACGGGGTTTTAATTGATTATGAGTGCGATGTAGACCATAACCGTTCTGTAATTACTTCGGCTGGCAATCCAAAAAAAGTTGTAAAGGCAATAATAGAGGCAGTAGGAGTAGCTGTCAAACATATTGACCTTAATCATCATAAAGGCGTTCATCCAAGAATGGGTGCTGCTGATGTCATTCCTTTTGTTCCTGTAAAAAATATGACCATGGATGAAGCTGTAAAAATATCTAAAAAAGTAGGAAAAACTATTGCGAAAAGATTTGGCGTTCCTATATTTTTATATGCTAATTCTGCAACCGCACCTAATAAAGTGCAATTATCTGATATAAGACGGGGCGGCTTTGAAAATATGGCTCAAAAAATGCAAGATCCCCAATGGCAGCCTGATTACGGTCAAAACATACCGCATAAAACAGCCGGTGTTACGGCTTGCGGAGCAAGGGATTTTTTGGTTGCTTATAATATTAATCTTAATACATCAGATGTTAATATTGCAAAAAGCATTGCGTCAAAGATAAGAGAATCTAACGGTGGATTAAGGGGCGTAAAAGCATTAGGACTTATGCTAGAAAGCATTAATACCGCGCAGGTTTCTATGAATATAACAGACTGCGATGCTGTTTCACTTTATCAGGTATTTTCCACTGTAAAAAAGTTAGCAGAAGAACAAGGCGTAAGCATAAAAAATAGTGAGCTAATAGGTTATTTACCTATGCACATAATTTCAAAAAGCCTAAAAGAAGCCGTTTTATTCGATGATTTTGACGAAAATCGAGTATTAGAATATAAGCTATGGAATAAATAAAAAGAACATCTTATCTAAGACTTATTTTAAGCATAAATTTAATCATTTTATTAGTTTTTATTAATAAATTTTTAATAATTGATTGATATACTTAATATATTAATTTTAATGGAGGATTTTTATGTTTAAAAAGACGATAGGCAAGCCTTTGGAAAAAGTGCTTGACGTAATAGGCGAAGTCTTGGCCTTTTTGGTTATATTGCTTCTGGCTTTTTCTTTTATTAACACAGCTTTTGGCTTAACTGACAATGAAATACTTCTTAAAGTTATTGCCATAACCAAAACATATGCCATAATAGGCGTAGTAGCGATTGTAGGACTTGAATTTGTTATAGACAAGGGGTTGATTCTCACACTTATTTATCTTGCGCTAGTAGCAGTAGTAGTTATCTTCTCATTCTTCCCTGAAGTGCAAGCACAAATAATGAATCAATTTGCCAAACTAGCGTTAAAAGCATAATACTATTATAAATAAAAAGGCAGTTAAAAAACTGCCTTTTTTTATGTGCAAATGTACATATATTAAATTATTTTAAAAACTTTAAACTTTAAAATATTATGTAGGTATGCATATATGTGCATATATACCGATAGGGTAGAGAATAGGGTTTTATTTTTTACATAATACTTTATTTTAAAACTTTAATTAATATAAAATTCTACTTAACGTTTTTTTGTGTTTATCTCAAATCATTGTAAAATAGAACAATGAGTGATATAATATTTCCAATATTTTGTAAAAAGGCAAGGGTTTTGTGGCGGTAGTAAAATTATTTAGTAAAGACGAGCTTTTAGAAGCTAAAAAGCTACTCAAAATCTATATTACAGCTATCATAGTTAGTTTTGTAATTTTGACAGCCGTTAATGTTTTGATTGTGGTATTTAGACACAATCTTGGAGTATCGCTTGCAAAAATGCTTAACATCATTTTGACGGCTGTATATTTATGTGTACTTTGGTTTTTCTTTTCATTAAAATTTCGTCTTACTCGACAATATTATAAAACACTAAAAAACATTTTCACAGGATTAACAGAAACATATACCGGAAAATTCTTATACTTTGACGACAACATCACACAAAAAGACGGAGTTCAATATTATGTGATGATGTTAGAAGAAAAGATGTTTAAGCGCCCTGATATGCCTCAAAGACGTGTTTTGATTAGAAAAGATTTGGAACATCCGCCTTTTTCTCCAGGCGATGTAATCAAATATAGATCTCATGCAGGTATATTACTTGAATATGAAATTATCAGTAAAGCTGAGGTAGAATAATGCGTGCTATTGTTACAGTTATAGGCAAAGATAAAGCAGGCATCATAGCCAAGGTAAGTACTTATCTTACCCAAATAGGTGCCAACATAGAAGACATAAGCCAAACACTTTTGCAGGATTATTTTGTTATGATTATGTTAGTGGATATAACAAAATGCAATAAGAAAATATCCGATATCCAAAAAGATTTTGACATTATGGGTGTAGAAATCGGAGTTAATGCACGCATTCAGCACGAAGATATCTTTAATTCGATGCATAAGATATAAGGTTTGACATGATTAATAATAACGAGATATTGGAAACAATACAAATGATAGACAGTCAGCATTTGGATGTTCGTACCATTACTATGGCGATATCCTTATTTGACTGTATCGGAGAGACCCCTAAATCCACAGCCCAAAGAGTATATGACAAGATATGCAAGTTAGCTTGCAACCTTGTTAAAACAGGCGAAGACATAGCGAGTGATTATGGAATACCTATTGTCAACAAGCGTATTTCTGTAACACCAATAAGTCTGATAGGTGCTAATTCTTTGGGATATATAGAGATCGCCAAGGCATTAGATCGTGCGGCAAATACTACCGGAGTGGACTTTTTGGGAGGTTATACTGCTCTTGTTCACAAAGGCATGACTGATTGGGAAAGATATTTTATAGAAACTATTCCCGAAGCATTGGCTTCTACTCAAAAAGTATGCAGCTCAGTCAATGTCGCAAGCACTAAGTCTGGCATCAACATGGATGCTGTAAAAATGATGGGCAAAATCATCAAACATACTGCTAGATTAACCAAAGACCATGACAGTATAGGCTGTGCAAAACTTGTAGTGTTTGCAAACTCAGTTGAGGACAATCCTTTTATGGCAGGCGCATTTAATGGAGTAGGCGAAGGCGATGCCGTTATAAATGTAGGTGTAAGCGGTCCAGGCGTAGTTAAAGTTGCATTAGAAAAAGTACGTGGACGCGATCTAACAGTGGTAGCCGAAACCATAAAAAAGACCGCATTCAAAATCACAAGAGTAGGTCAGCTTGTTGCTAAAGAAGCAGCAAAAAGACTTAATGCGCAATTCGGTATTGTGGATTTGTCGCTAGCACCCACACCTCTTGCAGGAGACAGCGTTGCCCAGATACTTGAAGAGATGGGCTTAGAAAGCGTAGGCGCTCACGGAACTACGGCTTGTCTTGCAATTTTGAATGATGCAGTTAAAAAAGGCGGCATTATGGCAAGCAGTCATACGGGCGGATTGAGCGGTGCATTTATTCCTGTTAGTGAAGATGCAGGAATGATTGCAGGAGTGGAAAAAGGCTCTTTATCGCTTGAAAAGTTAGAAGCCATGACATGTGTTTGCAGCGTAGGACTTGATATGATAGCTATACCTGGAGATACCGACGAAAAGATAATTTCAGCAATTATTGCGGACGAATGCGCGATCGGTGTAATTAATAATAAAACAACAGCAGTAAGACTTATCCCTGTTGAAGGAAAAACAGTGGGACAAAAAGTTGAATTTGGCGGACTGTTGGGCAGTGCTCCAATAATGCCTGTTAATAAATTCAGACCTGACAGCTTTATTGACCGTGGTGGCAGAGTACCTGCGCCAGTTCATTCAAATAAAAATTAATAAGGACGGTTAAAAAAATGGAAAAAATTTTGAAGCGTGAAGAAGTTGATCCCAAGTACAAATGGAAATTGGAAGATATGTATGCCACAGATGATTTGTGGGAAAGTGAATTTAAGGAATTGCAATCACAATTACCCGAATTTTCTAAATATGTTGGCAAACTCAAAGATGAAGATACAATTTTGAAGCTGTTGAAATTTTCAGATGAATTCAACGCCACATTAGAAAAACTTTATGTATATGCTTTTTGCAGAAGAGACGAAAATACCGTTAATGACAAATATGTTGGAATGTACAATAAGATAGCTATGTTTGCTAGTCAAGCATCTACTGAAACCAGCTTTATTAATCCTGAATTATCAGAATTGCCTAAAGAAAAACTAGAAGCAATAGCAGCTAATCCTGATTTTTCAGAATATGATTATATGTTTAAGGTATTGATCAAGAGAAAAGAGCATATCCTGAGCCAAAATGAAGAAAAGCTTTTGTCAATGGTAGGCGATTTTTCTGGCGATTTCCAAGATATCTTCCAAATGATTGATAACGCTGACTTTGCACCGCCTGAAATTGAAGTTGATGGAAAACCCGTTAAAGTTTCACATGGCAATTATGGTGTATTGATGCAAAATACTGACAAAGATGTAAGAAAAAGAGCATATAAGGCATATTATGCTGAATACAAAAAAGTACTTAATACAATAGGTGCAAACTATTACGCCAATGTAAAAAAAGACGTATTTTATGCAAAGGCAAGAAAATTTAACAGTTATCTAGAACAGGCTGTTGCAGCAGAAGATGTTCCGGTTGATGTTTATAACGCACTTATTAAAGCTGTTAACGAAAATCTTGATGTATTACACAAATATATCGAATTGAGAAAAAGAGTACTTAATAATCCTG from Clostridia bacterium includes these protein-coding regions:
- a CDS encoding DUF975 family protein; amino-acid sequence: MKRCKDYRRLGWNAVSQYWIKAILFNLLAMIITSGLTSTVIGFFILGPFNVGMYLFYLRSVRREDASYGSLFEPIIKGDFLRTIILHLLKVVYTILWTMLLFIPGIIKSYSYAMAEFIAIDNPNMSANDCITASRQLMRGKKFKLFLLDLSFIGWIILCIIPFVSLFVMPYMNATRAAFYNDIKSELRK
- a CDS encoding EFR1 family ferrodoxin (N-terminal region resembles flavodoxins. C-terminal ferrodoxin region binds two 4Fe-4S clusters.), producing MKTTVFYYSGTGNSLFVAKNLALSLEGQCINISKYLSSSIQAIDSDVLGFVIPCYAYTYPKILNKIIEKISFSKNPKYVFVIITYGSSFSRAGIKFIKKLKKIGLKTVYFRGIIMPENYIAIFRPDQKSVIDQKLTNAKQKIQEIANDIKNEVYYIEKHNRFLDYIKTSIIGSVFNGFLPFSHVFFKAKKCCSSCGICTKVCPTHNVVLKKGKPKWHNHCTQCMACLNWCPQKCIDYTPLTKRRERYTNPEIDFRELI
- the ftcD gene encoding glutamate formimidoyltransferase yields the protein MKKIVECIPNFSTSDPQILKILKDCFEKYGVLIDYECDVDHNRSVITSAGNPKKVVKAIIEAVGVAVKHIDLNHHKGVHPRMGAADVIPFVPVKNMTMDEAVKISKKVGKTIAKRFGVPIFLYANSATAPNKVQLSDIRRGGFENMAQKMQDPQWQPDYGQNIPHKTAGVTACGARDFLVAYNINLNTSDVNIAKSIASKIRESNGGLRGVKALGLMLESINTAQVSMNITDCDAVSLYQVFSTVKKLAEEQGVSIKNSELIGYLPMHIISKSLKEAVLFDDFDENRVLEYKLWNK
- a CDS encoding ACT domain-containing protein, coding for MRAIVTVIGKDKAGIIAKVSTYLTQIGANIEDISQTLLQDYFVMIMLVDITKCNKKISDIQKDFDIMGVEIGVNARIQHEDIFNSMHKI
- a CDS encoding PFL family protein: MINNNEILETIQMIDSQHLDVRTITMAISLFDCIGETPKSTAQRVYDKICKLACNLVKTGEDIASDYGIPIVNKRISVTPISLIGANSLGYIEIAKALDRAANTTGVDFLGGYTALVHKGMTDWERYFIETIPEALASTQKVCSSVNVASTKSGINMDAVKMMGKIIKHTARLTKDHDSIGCAKLVVFANSVEDNPFMAGAFNGVGEGDAVINVGVSGPGVVKVALEKVRGRDLTVVAETIKKTAFKITRVGQLVAKEAAKRLNAQFGIVDLSLAPTPLAGDSVAQILEEMGLESVGAHGTTACLAILNDAVKKGGIMASSHTGGLSGAFIPVSEDAGMIAGVEKGSLSLEKLEAMTCVCSVGLDMIAIPGDTDEKIISAIIADECAIGVINNKTTAVRLIPVEGKTVGQKVEFGGLLGSAPIMPVNKFRPDSFIDRGGRVPAPVHSNKN